Part of the uncultured Anaeromusa sp. genome is shown below.
GGCTCCGCGGCGCCGCTCCCCGGGTAAGCTGCAAATAGATCGCTCCATCGGTTATGCCGCTTTCTTGTATTAGCTGATCGTGCATTTCTTTGAATTCTTCTATCGTATAGGTGACTGGAATACGCAGTTCCCGCAGCGAACGATATAAGCGAAACATATGCGCTTCAAAGGCAATTAATCGTCCCTCGTGAACTTTGGTCACTTCATATACGCCATCGCCAAATTGATAGCCCCTGTCTTCCAACAATACTACTTCTTGATCTAATTCCACAATACGTCCGTTAATATACCCTAATGCCTTCATGTTCGTCTTCCTTTCCTGTCCACCGTACTGATAATTTGAATGCCCGTAACGTTCCCGCTCTTGACCTCAGCTTCTCATGCTTTTAGTATAGTAGTATGCTTGAAGAGCGTCAAATGACCTTTTTCTAATAAATTGCTATTTTTCAATCTATCAGCAACATATAGTTTCGCAGATACAGCGATAATTGAGGTGTTTCATGGCCAAATTGCACTTGTTTTCTTTAGAAGCCACCAGAGGCATTGCTATGCTAGGGGTAGTCGGCATTCATACAGGCGCTTTTTCTCTTTCCTATGCTCAGCCGGACATTCATCTGTTCGCCCTATTGGAAATCGCCAGCCGTTTTAGCGTACCTATCTTTTTTTTCATTTCAGCCTTCGGCTTATTTTTAAACGATGATTTACAGCAACCTTTTCAATACGGGCGCTTTCTGCTTCGGCGTCTGCGGACCGTTCTGGTTCCGTACCTTACCTGGTCGCTTCTCTATATGATGCACTACACCTACACAAGCGGCGATGAACACATCTGGGACGATCCTTTTTTACAATGCTATTTTTTGTTTGGCCTAGGCTCGTATCAACTGTATTTTTTGGTCATCCTGCTTTGGTTTTACCTCTTCATGCCTTTGTGGCGCCCCCTGGTACGCCAGCTATCCGGCAAAGGCGTTTGGCTGCTTCCCTGCCTGTTTTTCCTGCAGATGGCCTTCAATTATTGGTCCTACGCTCTCTTTCGTCCGCATGAAGACGGCTACTGGCTGAATCTATTTCTCCAATACCGTCTTAGTTACTGGCCCTGGCATTATGTTTTTCTCTTTTTACTGGGAGGCGTTTGCGCCGTCCGTGTATCTCAATTCCGCGAACTGCTGCAACGGCATTTTTCATTCCTATCTCTTGCAGCCTTGGGCTCTTTGGGCTTATTGCTCGGCTATTACTACGTGCTGATCTTCCAATTCTCGTACTCTCTGGAAGACGCCGTCAATGCCGCCCAGCAGCTCAGCCCCCCTGGCATGCTGTACACCCTTGGCGCTACATTTTGGCTCTTCGCCCTCTTTGACCGTCCCCTGCCTAACCCGCTTTCCTGGCTTCTTTCCCTTTTGGGGCGGCATTCTTACTTCGTTTACCTGGTACATCCTTTTTTCATGTACTATGCCATGGAATGGCTCAATGACGCTACTCTAGAGCTAACGCCGGAACGCATTCCCCTCTTTTTCCTTTGGGCTGCCGGCGGCAGTCTCTGTGCAGCCATTGTCTTTCGTTTTCTCAGCCGCTTTATTCCAGGGCTTTCCTGGATTCTCACCGGTTCTGGGTCTCGTCGATAAAATAAAAAAAGAAGAAGCGTAAAAGGGCTCTCGCTCTTACGCTTCTTCTTTTTATTCCTGATCACATTTTTCACTTGATCGCATGCTCGCACAAAATAGCATGCGCCTCGTCCGCTTCCGATTCAAGGACCAGAATCTCATGCAATCCGTCATTGGCGGCTGCCATAGCACCCGCAGGCCGGATGTTGGCCAAAATTCCTTCTTGGCACAGCAACTCTTTCAGTTGTTCCGCCTGAGCACGGTTTGTGGCAATATAAATGACAGTCCACATATGCTTTTCTTTGCCTCCTACTTTTCCTGGCTCGCTGTAATTCAGCCTCTTTTGGTCTCTTCCACTGCCCGGATCAACGCCGGGATGATTTCCAACACATCTCCCACAATGCCAATGTCAGCCATGCGAAAAATGGGAGCATCTGGATCCTTGTTCACAGCCACCACAATATCTGCGCCGCCAATACCAGCCAAATGCTGCACCGCGCCGGAAATTCCACATGCAAGATACAGTTTAGGGCCAACGGCTTTACCGCTTTGGCCCACTTGGACTACATGCGATTGCCAGCCCGCGTCTACCGCAGCCCTTGAGGCGGCTACAACACCGCCCATGGCATCTGCCAACTGCTGCAATAATTGAAAATTTTCCGCATTGCCCATGCCGCGGCCGCCAGCGATAATAACCGAAGCTTCCTCCAACTTGACCGCCGCCATCTTTCCAGGTCGAAATTCTAAAATTTTCGCCGCCAACATCGGCAAGACCACTTCCTGACGAACGGAAGTCCCGCTTCGTCCCGGTTGTTGCCTTGGCCGCTTAAAAATCCCAGGCCGCACCGTTCCCATTTGCGGATATCGGTTGCTGACAATGGTCGCCATGATATTACCGCTAAAAGCCGGCCGCGTCCAAACAATCCTTCTCTCTTCCTCCTGATAGGCAACTGCGGTACAGTCTGCGGTCAACCCAGTTTGCAGTCTGGCTGCAACTCGGGGCGCCAAATCCCGCCCGTTAGCCGTAGCGCCCAAAAGAAGGGCTGCTGGCTTATATTCTGCCGCCAAGCTGCTCAGAGCGCTTGCATGCCCATCGGTAGTATACGGCTGCAAACCGGGAGCTATCGCATAGTAAACCAGATCTGCACCGTAAGAAAAAAGAAATGGTTCCCATTCCTGCGTTCCATCCGAGCAAACAACAGCCGCCAGCCTCTGTCCGCCAGCGTCTGCTAACGCCCGTCCGACTCCCAAAAGTTCTAAGGAAACACCCCGAAGATCACCCGGTCCGTTTCCTTCTATATATACCCAGATATCCTGCCATGCCGCCGAATCCTGCGCCGTCTTCACTGCCATTTTTCTTCCTCCCTGTCCTCAGAAGATACCAGCTTGTTTTAATCGAATGGCCAGCAAATCAGCAGCTTGACGGGGAGCCATCCCTTGAATGACTTCGCCCCCTTTGCGAGTTTCCGGGGCAAAAATTCGCACAACCCTTGTCGGCGATCCCTGCAGCCCTGTTTCTTCTGCTTGCAGTCCCAAATCTGCCAGCATCAAAATAGGAATTGATGTTTTATTCGCTCGCAAGCGTCCTTTAATACTAGGATAGCGAGGTTCATTCAAACTTTTGGACACAGTCAAAACGGCAGGAAGAGAAAGTTCCAATACTTCATGACCGTCTTCCACTTCCCTCTCGGCAATCAGCCGTCTTTCTGCCGGAAATACTTCCAACTTGGAAACACAAGTGATTTGCGCCATATTCAAATGCTCCGCCAGTTCCGGCCCCACCTGCGCCGTATCGCCGTCAATAGCCTGCTTGCCGCAAAAAATGAGTTCTGCCGGCTGCAGCTTAGCAATAGCCGCCGCCAACGTCCGGCTTGTAGCCAGGGTATCGGCCCCGGCGAAAGCCTTATCGCTGACCAACACGGCTTCGTCCGCGCCCAAGGCCAAGCACTCTTTCAGCACTTCCTGCGCCTGCAAAGGCCCCATGGTCAAAACACTCACCGTGCCGCCGCAACGCTCTTTCACGCGCAGCGCCTCTTCCAAAGCATGCCGGTCAAAAGGATTGAGTATGCTGGGAACATCCTGTCGCTGCAGAGTGTTGGTCTCCCTATCGATGCGCACTTCTGTCGTATCAGGCACTTGCTTGACGCAAACTAGTATTTTCACAGCCTGTCAGCTCCTCCACACGCGTCACTATTCATTTGGAGTCCGTGTTATACTAATACTAATTCATGATACCATATTCGATGGAGGTCTGCCATGAAGACTTATAAAAAAATCACCGGCCTAGTAAGCGTTGCGGCTTTGCTTTTGCTGCTCGGCAGCGAGGTTCTGGTCCTAAAGGACGCCTTCACTGCGGCACCTGCTCCCAGCCAGGCTATTCTCATTCTGGGAACCCGTGTCTACGGGCAAGAACCAGGGCCTATGCTCCAGCTGCGTTTAGAAAAAGCCCTGGCTTTATATCGCCAGGGCTTTGCGCCGTACCTATTGGTCAGCGGCGGCCAAGGAGCCGACGAGGACATTAGCGAAGCCGCCGCCATGCGTAACTATCTAATGGCCCGAGACGTTCCTGCCGCCGCCATTCTTCTAGAGGACGCTTCTACAAGCACTTACGAAAACCTGCGCAACAGCACTGCTATTCTTCGGGAAAAAGATTTGAACCAGGTAATCGTCGTCACCAATCGTTCTCACGTTTTCCGTTCCTTATATTTAGCCCGCCTTCACGGCCTTGACGCCAGCGGAGGCGCCGCACCCATGAGTGACCGGCCTCTCGCCTCGGCATATCAGTTCTTTCGAGAAGGGGTTGCTGTCCTTTCACTCATGCGGTATGAACACTTCCTGTCCCCAATACCCGCTCCAGCTCCTCCAAGGTCTGGGGCGTTGCTTCAATCCAAAAGCGCTCTTCCGTTGTAATCACGCGGCGGCTGTCTATTAAATGCAGCAAAACACGGCAGGAG
Proteins encoded:
- a CDS encoding acyltransferase; this encodes MAKLHLFSLEATRGIAMLGVVGIHTGAFSLSYAQPDIHLFALLEIASRFSVPIFFFISAFGLFLNDDLQQPFQYGRFLLRRLRTVLVPYLTWSLLYMMHYTYTSGDEHIWDDPFLQCYFLFGLGSYQLYFLVILLWFYLFMPLWRPLVRQLSGKGVWLLPCLFFLQMAFNYWSYALFRPHEDGYWLNLFLQYRLSYWPWHYVFLFLLGGVCAVRVSQFRELLQRHFSFLSLAALGSLGLLLGYYYVLIFQFSYSLEDAVNAAQQLSPPGMLYTLGATFWLFALFDRPLPNPLSWLLSLLGRHSYFVYLVHPFFMYYAMEWLNDATLELTPERIPLFFLWAAGGSLCAAIVFRFLSRFIPGLSWILTGSGSRR
- a CDS encoding DUF2007 domain-containing protein, producing MWTVIYIATNRAQAEQLKELLCQEGILANIRPAGAMAAANDGLHEILVLESEADEAHAILCEHAIK
- a CDS encoding electron transfer flavoprotein subunit alpha/FixB family protein; the protein is MAVKTAQDSAAWQDIWVYIEGNGPGDLRGVSLELLGVGRALADAGGQRLAAVVCSDGTQEWEPFLFSYGADLVYYAIAPGLQPYTTDGHASALSSLAAEYKPAALLLGATANGRDLAPRVAARLQTGLTADCTAVAYQEEERRIVWTRPAFSGNIMATIVSNRYPQMGTVRPGIFKRPRQQPGRSGTSVRQEVVLPMLAAKILEFRPGKMAAVKLEEASVIIAGGRGMGNAENFQLLQQLADAMGGVVAASRAAVDAGWQSHVVQVGQSGKAVGPKLYLACGISGAVQHLAGIGGADIVVAVNKDPDAPIFRMADIGIVGDVLEIIPALIRAVEETKRG
- a CDS encoding electron transfer flavoprotein subunit beta/FixA family protein; protein product: MKILVCVKQVPDTTEVRIDRETNTLQRQDVPSILNPFDRHALEEALRVKERCGGTVSVLTMGPLQAQEVLKECLALGADEAVLVSDKAFAGADTLATSRTLAAAIAKLQPAELIFCGKQAIDGDTAQVGPELAEHLNMAQITCVSKLEVFPAERRLIAEREVEDGHEVLELSLPAVLTVSKSLNEPRYPSIKGRLRANKTSIPILMLADLGLQAEETGLQGSPTRVVRIFAPETRKGGEVIQGMAPRQAADLLAIRLKQAGIF
- a CDS encoding YdcF family protein, giving the protein MKTYKKITGLVSVAALLLLLGSEVLVLKDAFTAAPAPSQAILILGTRVYGQEPGPMLQLRLEKALALYRQGFAPYLLVSGGQGADEDISEAAAMRNYLMARDVPAAAILLEDASTSTYENLRNSTAILREKDLNQVIVVTNRSHVFRSLYLARLHGLDASGGAAPMSDRPLASAYQFFREGVAVLSLMRYEHFLSPIPAPAPPRSGALLQSKSALPL